A genomic region of Ochotona princeps isolate mOchPri1 chromosome 17, mOchPri1.hap1, whole genome shotgun sequence contains the following coding sequences:
- the TNS4 gene encoding tensin-4 isoform X1 has protein sequence MSSPLLAGSPAVGLAACEEPRKPGAPSPGLPPQCPYYTTEGWGAPALMAPRPGQRSFTRLQQAPQAAARAHFNQPGPEEQASDPEELDSHIDFCLESLNQMILELDPTFQLLPPGPGVTQAEPAQRTTSRIKKEEPEALDIKYIEVTSTRPWCHDGAQRGSSTAVPTPFGSPSAGGLLLSRDLPRETRSSSESLIFSGSQGRNHLRPPLPSGSLSAQPPPSPSISIPRTESKTSVSHSSGSQLTASPGLEKGLWTPAPQQGSRSSALSTSPAPDVGSVFGSSQSLLRSSISSQQSFSPSWESPASSSSSLRSLSPISLCPRSSDSQVPSNPFVNTGQPGATSSPVPGKEHSSSCPSSATNSVADIPIVLINGCPEPGSSPPQQIPGHRGFAQPGATPPSQATKSHSQTLPDVPSIMSPEGLTRCTQPTMKFVMDTSKYWFKPSITREQAIELLRRAEPGAFIIRDSSSYRGSFGLALRVQEVPASAQNPSGEDGSDLIRHFLIESSAKGVHLKGADEEPYFGSLSAFVCQHSIMALALPCKLTIPQKELGGTKGGLNPSTDSPDSCQKKSAGCHTLYLSSVSVETLSGALAVQKAISTTLERDVLPTPTVVHFKVTEQGITLTDVQRKVFFRRHYPLSTLRFCGMDPEQRKWQKYCKPSWIFGFVAKSQTEPQENVCHLFAEYDTVQPASRVISLVAALLQNPERM, from the exons atgtccagccccctgctggccgGGAGCCCTGCCGTCGGCTTGGCTGCCTGTGAGGAGCCCAGGAAGCCTGGAGCACCCAGCCCCGGCTTGCCACCCCAGTGTCCTTACTATACCACAGAAGGCTGGGGCGCCCCAGCCCTGatggcccccagacctggccagaGATCCTTTACCAGGCTCCAGCAGGCCCCCCAGGCTGCGGCCAGAGCCCACTTCAACCAGCCAGGCCCTGAAGAGCAGGCCTCGGACCCTGAGGAACTGGACTCCCACATCGACTTCTGCCTGGAGAGCCTCAACCAGATGATTCTGGAGCTGGACCCCACCTTCCAGCTGCTGcccccagggcctggtgtgacCCAGGCTGAGCCAGCACAGAGGACCACCTCCAGGATAAAGAAGGAGGAGCCTGAAGCCCTGG aTATAAAGTACATCGAGGTGACTTCCACCAGACCATGGTGCCACGACGGTGCCCAGCGTGGCTCCAGTACAGCTGTTCCCACTCCCTTTGGCTCCCCCAGCGCCGGTGGCCTCCTCCTTTCCAGGGACCTTCCCAGGGAGACGCGTAGCAGCAGCGAGAGCCTCATCTTCTctggcagccagggcaggaaccaCCTGCGCCCCCCTCTTCCTTCTGGGAGTCTGTCTGCTCAGCCTCCGCCCTCTCCCAGCATCTCCATCCCACGCACGGAGAGCAAGACCTCAGTATCGCACAGCTCAGGCTCCCAGCTAACGGCTTCTCCGGGCTTGGAGAAGGGGCTGTGGACCCCAGCCCCACAGCAGGGTAGCAGGAGCTCTGCGCTGTCAACCAGTCCAGCACCTGATGTCGGCTCTGTGTTTGGAAG CAGCCAGTCCCTCCTGCGCTCCAGCATCTCCAGCCAGCAGTCATTCTCTCCATCCTGGGAAAGCCCGGCCAGCTCCTCTTCTAGCCTCCGCAGTCTCAGCCCCATCTCCCTGTGTCCCAGATCCAGTGACTCGCAGGTCCCCAGCAACCCCTTCGTGAACACAGGCCAACCTGGAGCAACCAGCTCCCCAGTGCCAGGCAAGGAGCACTCCAGCAGCTGCCCCTCATCCGCCACCAACTCCGTGGCGGACATACCCATCGTGCTCATCAACGGCTGCCCAGAACCGGGCTCATCCCCACCCCAGCAGATCCCGGGACACCGAGGCTTTGCCCAACCTGGAGCCACTCCTCCCAGTCAGGCTACCAAGAGCCACAGCCAGACCCTGCCGGATGTCCCCTCCATCATGTCCCCAGAGG GCCTCACCAGGTGCACACAGCCCACCATGAAGTTCGTGATGGACACATCTAAGTACTGGTTCAAGCCGAGCATCACCCGAGAACAAG CCATCGAGTTGCTGCGGAGGGCGGAACCAGGTGCTTTCATCATCAGGGACAGCTCTTCCTACCGGGGCTCCTTTGGCCTCGCCCTGAGGGTACAGGAAGTCCCTGCATCTGCCCAGAACCCATCAG GTGAGGATGGCAGTGACCTCATCCGGCACTTTCTCATCGAGTCCTCTGCCAAGGGCGTGCATCTCAAAGGAGCCGACGAGGAGCCCTACTTTG GAAGCCTGTCTGCCTTTGTGTGCCAGCACTCCATcatggccctggccctgccctgtaaACTCACCATCCCACAGAAAG aACTGGGAGGCACCAAGGGTGGCTTGAACCCTTCCACAGACAGCCCAGACTCCTGCCAGAAGAAATCTGCAG GCTGTCATACTCTATACCTGAGCTCCGTGAGCGTGGAGACCCTGAGCGGAGCCCTGGCTGTGCAGAAGGCCATCTCTACCACACTGGAGAGGGacgtcctccccacccccactgtggTGCACTTCAAGGTCACGGAGCAGGGCATCACACTGACAGACGTACAGAGGAA GGTGTTTTTCCGACGTCACTACCCCCTGAGCACCCTCCGCTTCTGTGGCATGGACCCTGAGCAACGGAA GTGGCAGAAGTACTGCAAACCCTCCTG gatTTTTGGATTTGTGGCCAAGAGCCAGACAGAGCCTCAGGAGAATGTGTGCCACCTCTTTGCGGAGTACGACACTGTCCAGCCAGCCTCGCGGGTCATCAGCTTGGTGGCAGCTCTGCTGCAGAACCCAGAACGGATGTAG
- the TNS4 gene encoding tensin-4 isoform X2, with protein sequence MSSPLLAGSPAVGLAACEEPRKPGAPSPGLPPQCPYYTTEGWGAPALMAPRPGQRSFTRLQQAPQAAARAHFNQPGPEEQASDPEELDSHIDFCLESLNQMILELDPTFQLLPPGPGVTQAEPAQRTTSRIKKEEPEALDIKYIEVTSTRPWCHDGAQRGSSTAVPTPFGSPSAGGLLLSRDLPRETRSSSESLIFSGSQGRNHLRPPLPSGSLSAQPPPSPSISIPRTESKTSVSHSSGSQLTASPGLEKGLWTPAPQQGSRSSALSTSPAPDVGSVFGSQSLLRSSISSQQSFSPSWESPASSSSSLRSLSPISLCPRSSDSQVPSNPFVNTGQPGATSSPVPGKEHSSSCPSSATNSVADIPIVLINGCPEPGSSPPQQIPGHRGFAQPGATPPSQATKSHSQTLPDVPSIMSPEGLTRCTQPTMKFVMDTSKYWFKPSITREQAIELLRRAEPGAFIIRDSSSYRGSFGLALRVQEVPASAQNPSGEDGSDLIRHFLIESSAKGVHLKGADEEPYFGSLSAFVCQHSIMALALPCKLTIPQKELGGTKGGLNPSTDSPDSCQKKSAGCHTLYLSSVSVETLSGALAVQKAISTTLERDVLPTPTVVHFKVTEQGITLTDVQRKVFFRRHYPLSTLRFCGMDPEQRKWQKYCKPSWIFGFVAKSQTEPQENVCHLFAEYDTVQPASRVISLVAALLQNPERM encoded by the exons atgtccagccccctgctggccgGGAGCCCTGCCGTCGGCTTGGCTGCCTGTGAGGAGCCCAGGAAGCCTGGAGCACCCAGCCCCGGCTTGCCACCCCAGTGTCCTTACTATACCACAGAAGGCTGGGGCGCCCCAGCCCTGatggcccccagacctggccagaGATCCTTTACCAGGCTCCAGCAGGCCCCCCAGGCTGCGGCCAGAGCCCACTTCAACCAGCCAGGCCCTGAAGAGCAGGCCTCGGACCCTGAGGAACTGGACTCCCACATCGACTTCTGCCTGGAGAGCCTCAACCAGATGATTCTGGAGCTGGACCCCACCTTCCAGCTGCTGcccccagggcctggtgtgacCCAGGCTGAGCCAGCACAGAGGACCACCTCCAGGATAAAGAAGGAGGAGCCTGAAGCCCTGG aTATAAAGTACATCGAGGTGACTTCCACCAGACCATGGTGCCACGACGGTGCCCAGCGTGGCTCCAGTACAGCTGTTCCCACTCCCTTTGGCTCCCCCAGCGCCGGTGGCCTCCTCCTTTCCAGGGACCTTCCCAGGGAGACGCGTAGCAGCAGCGAGAGCCTCATCTTCTctggcagccagggcaggaaccaCCTGCGCCCCCCTCTTCCTTCTGGGAGTCTGTCTGCTCAGCCTCCGCCCTCTCCCAGCATCTCCATCCCACGCACGGAGAGCAAGACCTCAGTATCGCACAGCTCAGGCTCCCAGCTAACGGCTTCTCCGGGCTTGGAGAAGGGGCTGTGGACCCCAGCCCCACAGCAGGGTAGCAGGAGCTCTGCGCTGTCAACCAGTCCAGCACCTGATGTCGGCTCTGTGTTTGGAAG CCAGTCCCTCCTGCGCTCCAGCATCTCCAGCCAGCAGTCATTCTCTCCATCCTGGGAAAGCCCGGCCAGCTCCTCTTCTAGCCTCCGCAGTCTCAGCCCCATCTCCCTGTGTCCCAGATCCAGTGACTCGCAGGTCCCCAGCAACCCCTTCGTGAACACAGGCCAACCTGGAGCAACCAGCTCCCCAGTGCCAGGCAAGGAGCACTCCAGCAGCTGCCCCTCATCCGCCACCAACTCCGTGGCGGACATACCCATCGTGCTCATCAACGGCTGCCCAGAACCGGGCTCATCCCCACCCCAGCAGATCCCGGGACACCGAGGCTTTGCCCAACCTGGAGCCACTCCTCCCAGTCAGGCTACCAAGAGCCACAGCCAGACCCTGCCGGATGTCCCCTCCATCATGTCCCCAGAGG GCCTCACCAGGTGCACACAGCCCACCATGAAGTTCGTGATGGACACATCTAAGTACTGGTTCAAGCCGAGCATCACCCGAGAACAAG CCATCGAGTTGCTGCGGAGGGCGGAACCAGGTGCTTTCATCATCAGGGACAGCTCTTCCTACCGGGGCTCCTTTGGCCTCGCCCTGAGGGTACAGGAAGTCCCTGCATCTGCCCAGAACCCATCAG GTGAGGATGGCAGTGACCTCATCCGGCACTTTCTCATCGAGTCCTCTGCCAAGGGCGTGCATCTCAAAGGAGCCGACGAGGAGCCCTACTTTG GAAGCCTGTCTGCCTTTGTGTGCCAGCACTCCATcatggccctggccctgccctgtaaACTCACCATCCCACAGAAAG aACTGGGAGGCACCAAGGGTGGCTTGAACCCTTCCACAGACAGCCCAGACTCCTGCCAGAAGAAATCTGCAG GCTGTCATACTCTATACCTGAGCTCCGTGAGCGTGGAGACCCTGAGCGGAGCCCTGGCTGTGCAGAAGGCCATCTCTACCACACTGGAGAGGGacgtcctccccacccccactgtggTGCACTTCAAGGTCACGGAGCAGGGCATCACACTGACAGACGTACAGAGGAA GGTGTTTTTCCGACGTCACTACCCCCTGAGCACCCTCCGCTTCTGTGGCATGGACCCTGAGCAACGGAA GTGGCAGAAGTACTGCAAACCCTCCTG gatTTTTGGATTTGTGGCCAAGAGCCAGACAGAGCCTCAGGAGAATGTGTGCCACCTCTTTGCGGAGTACGACACTGTCCAGCCAGCCTCGCGGGTCATCAGCTTGGTGGCAGCTCTGCTGCAGAACCCAGAACGGATGTAG